One genomic region from Apodemus sylvaticus chromosome 1, mApoSyl1.1, whole genome shotgun sequence encodes:
- the Il21r gene encoding interleukin-21 receptor — MPQGLAAPLLLLILHGGWSCLDLTCYTDYLCTVTCVLETRNPSPSTLSLTWQDEYEELQDQETSCSLHRSGHNTTHIGYTCRMRLSQFMSDDVFIVNMVDQSGNNSQECGSFILADSIKPAPPVNVTVTFSGRYDISWDSAYEEPSNYVLRGKLQYELQYWNLRDPYAVRPVTKLISVDSRNISLLPEEFHKDSSYQLQVRAAPQPGTLFRGTWSEWSDPVIFQTQAEEPEAGWDPHMLLLLAVLILVLVFLGLKIHPPWRLWKKVWAPVPTPESFFQPLYREHSGNFKKWVNTPFTASSVELVPQNPTTTSVLHLSSYPAKGKKFLGPPGLEEQLECDGMSEPGHWCIIPLAAGQGVSAYSEERDRPYGLVSIDTVTVGDAEGLCVWPCSCEDDGYPAVNLDAGRVSGPNGEDLLLVTDPAFLSCGCVSGSGLRPGGSPGSLLDRLRLPFAKEGDWTAGPPWRTGSPGGASESEAGSPPGLDMDTFDSGFAGSDCGSPVETDEGPPRSYLRQWVVRTPPPVDSGAQSS, encoded by the exons ATGCCACAGGGCCTGGCTGCTCCCTTACTCCTGCTGATTCTCCACGGAG GCTGGAGCTGCCTGGACCTCACCTGCTACACGGACTACCTCTGTACTGTCACCTGTGTCCTGGAGACGCGGAACCCCAGCCCCAGCACACTCAGCCTCACCTG GCAAGATGAATATGAGGAACTTCAGGACCAAGAGAcctcctgcagcctgcacaggtCTGGCCACAACACCACACATATAGGGTACACGTGCCGTATGCGCTTGTCTCAATTCATGTCCGATGATGTTTTCATTGTCAACATGGTGGACCAGTCTGGCAACAACTCCCAAGAGTGTGGCAGCTTCATCCTGGCTGACAGCA TCAAGCCAGCTCCCCCCGTGAATGTGACTGTGACCTTCTCAGGACGATATGATATCTCTTGGGACTCTGCTTATGAAGAGCCCTCTAACTACGTGCTGAGAGGCAAGCTACAATATGAGCTGCAGTACTGGAACCTCAGAGACCCCTATGCTGTG AGGCCGGTGACCAAGCTGATCTCAGTGGACTCAAGAAACATCTCTCTTCTCCCTGAAGAGTTCCACAAAGATTCTAGCTACCAGCTGCAGGTGCGGGCAGCACCTCAGCCAGGCACTTTATTCAGGGGGACCTGGAGTGAGTGGAGTGACCCTGTCATCTTTCAGACCCAGGCTGAGG AGCCCGAGGCAGGCTGGGACCCTCACATGCTGCTGCTCCTGGCTGTCTTGATCCTTGTCCTGGTTTTCTTGGGTCTGAAGATCCACCCGCCTTGGAG GCTGTGGAAGAAGGTATGGGCACCAGTGCCCACCCCTGAGAGTTTCTTCCAGCCCCTGTACAGGGAGCACAGTGGCAACTTCAAG AAATGGGTTAATACCCCTTTCACGGCCTCCAGTGTGGAGTTGGTGCCACAGAATCCCACAACAACATCAGTCTTACATCTGTCATCATATCCAGCCAAGGGGAAGAAGTTCCTGGGGCCTCCGGGTCTGGAAGAGCAACTGGAGTGTGATGGAATGTCTGAGCCTGGTCACTGGTGCATAATCCCCTTGGCAGCTGGTCAAGGGGTCTCAGCCTACAGTGAGGAGAGAGACCGGCCGTATGGTCTGGTGTCCATTGACACAGTGACCGTGGGGGATGCAGAGGGCCTGTGTGTCTGGCCCTGTAGCTGTGAGGATGATGGATATCCAGCTGTGAACCTGGATGCTGGCCGAGTGTCTGGCCCTAATGGAGAGGATCTGCTCTTGGTCACAGACCCTGCTTTTCTGTCTTGCGGCTGTGTCTCAGGTAGTGGCCTCAGGCCAGGAGGCTCCCCCGGCAGCCTGCTGGACAGGTTGAGGCTGCCATTTGCCAAGGAAGGGGACTGGACCGCAGGCCCACCCTGGAGAACTGGGTCCCCAGGAGGGGCCTCTGAGAGTGAGGCAGGTTCACCTCCTGGTCTGGACATGGACACGTTTGACAGCGGCTTTGCAGGTTCAGACTGTGGCAGCCCTGTGGAGACTGATGAAGGACCCCCTCGAAGCTATCTCCGCCAGTGGGTGGTCAGGACCCCTCCGCCTGTGGACAGTGGAGCCCAGAGCAGCTAG